One genomic window of Bartonella sp. HY038 includes the following:
- a CDS encoding DsbA family oxidoreductase, with the protein MFVTKLTIDIIADFVCPWCYIGGKRLDKALKILEINDAKIEWKPYQLDPTLPKLGRPYESYLKQRLGGADKVDEIHRQLIELGKEFEIEFDFEAIEIMPNTLDAHRVTYWAGQAESDTQTKVAYELFSRFFEQGQDIGETNILTDIAREAGMRGDVVEKLLETNVDINTMTDDIALAQKIGVQGVPCFIINKKYAIMGAQSTQQFADAIGQICAGFEPQGSEDR; encoded by the coding sequence TTGTTTGTGACTAAATTAACTATCGATATTATCGCCGATTTCGTCTGTCCTTGGTGCTATATTGGCGGTAAGCGACTTGATAAAGCACTTAAAATCTTAGAAATTAATGATGCTAAAATTGAATGGAAGCCCTATCAGCTTGACCCAACGCTTCCAAAACTTGGTCGCCCTTATGAAAGTTATTTAAAACAACGATTGGGTGGAGCAGATAAGGTTGATGAAATTCATCGCCAACTTATTGAACTTGGTAAAGAGTTTGAAATCGAGTTTGATTTTGAAGCTATTGAAATCATGCCAAATACATTAGATGCTCATAGGGTTACTTATTGGGCGGGACAGGCCGAAAGTGATACCCAAACTAAAGTGGCTTATGAGCTTTTTTCAAGGTTCTTTGAGCAAGGTCAAGATATCGGCGAAACGAATATTTTAACCGATATTGCACGTGAAGCAGGTATGCGTGGTGACGTTGTTGAAAAACTTCTTGAAACAAATGTTGATATTAATACCATGACAGATGATATTGCTCTTGCCCAAAAAATTGGTGTTCAAGGTGTTCCGTGTTTTATCATTAATAAAAAATATGCGATTATGGGCGCGCAATCAACTCAGCAATTTGCTGATGCAATTGGGCAGATATGCGCTGGCTTTGAACCGCAGGGTAGCGAAGATCGATAG
- the bcp gene encoding thioredoxin-dependent thiol peroxidase, which translates to MSDLNIGDKAPEFTLPDDNGDMVSLKELQGKPVVLYFYPKDDTSGCTTEALDFTALISQFRDIGVRVLGISPDSVKKHDKFKEKHQLAVELLADEEKTVLTAYGVWVEKSMYGRKYMGVERTTLLLDANGTIAEIWRKVKVTSHAEAVLKAAQALVA; encoded by the coding sequence ATGTCAGACTTAAATATTGGTGATAAAGCACCTGAATTTACCTTGCCAGACGATAATGGTGATATGGTGTCTTTAAAGGAACTGCAAGGCAAGCCAGTTGTGCTTTATTTTTACCCTAAAGATGATACCAGCGGCTGTACGACAGAAGCTTTGGACTTTACCGCTCTTATTAGTCAATTTCGTGATATTGGCGTGCGCGTACTTGGGATTTCACCCGATAGCGTTAAAAAGCATGACAAATTTAAAGAAAAGCATCAGCTTGCTGTTGAACTATTAGCTGATGAAGAAAAGACTGTTTTGACTGCCTATGGTGTTTGGGTCGAAAAATCCATGTATGGACGCAAATATATGGGCGTAGAGCGTACAACACTTCTTTTAGATGCTAATGGCACAATCGCTGAAATCTGGCGTAAGGTTAAAGTGACAAGCCATGCTGAAGCTGTATTGAAAGCAGCACAAGCGTTAGTTGCGTAA
- a CDS encoding extracellular solute-binding protein produces MHGGPQLAKNFDHFPYADPNAQKGGRLSFGVIGTFDGFNPFILPSMRTTVRGLFGDEQLGSLVFESLMVRSRDEPFTLYGLIADRVEINDARTEAVFHLNPLAKFQDGAPIRVEDIIFTIDLLLEHGRPPFISYAKRIKKIEKINDQAVRFIFNNDGDRELPLLIASVLPVLPEHAINRENFAKNGLTPLLGSGPYKIFQFDQGQRVIYKRDENYWGKDLAVNKGLNNFDEIRIDYYRNDNARFEAFKKGILDLFIEEQPNRWRLSYDFPAVQEGKVVKEEFKTGTPAPMIGFVFNTRRSLFADKKVRYALSSLLDFEWLNRNLFDNLYQRTEGFWDGSELSSIGKPANDFERQLLAPYPDLVSQDILDGTWHPAKTDASGINRFGAQQAWQELKNLGFTRKGNQIYTPSGQPFTFEIMTRSIEEEKIALAYQRSLARIGITAKVRSIDDSQYQTRLGTFDYDMIIGRLSASLSPGNEQIRRWASSSRDMEGSFNYAGVANPAVDILIKTMLEARSKEEFTSSVRALDRVLISGYYYLPLYHLPHQLVARRNYVKHPNYTSLYGYRIPAWWIDESEKAKLKK; encoded by the coding sequence ATGCATGGCGGTCCGCAATTAGCCAAAAATTTTGATCATTTTCCTTATGCTGATCCCAATGCCCAAAAGGGCGGTAGATTGTCTTTTGGTGTTATTGGTACATTTGATGGGTTCAATCCTTTTATATTGCCAAGTATGCGTACAACAGTTCGCGGTCTTTTCGGCGATGAACAATTAGGATCCTTAGTATTTGAAAGTTTAATGGTGCGTTCACGTGATGAGCCATTCACCCTTTATGGGTTAATCGCCGATAGGGTTGAAATAAATGACGCACGAACCGAAGCAGTTTTTCATTTAAATCCTTTAGCAAAATTTCAAGATGGAGCACCTATAAGGGTTGAGGATATCATTTTTACCATAGATCTGTTGCTTGAACATGGTCGACCACCGTTTATTAGTTACGCCAAGCGCATAAAGAAAATTGAAAAAATAAATGATCAAGCAGTACGGTTTATATTTAATAATGACGGTGATCGAGAGCTACCTTTATTAATCGCTAGTGTTCTGCCAGTTTTGCCTGAACATGCTATTAACCGTGAAAATTTTGCAAAAAATGGACTCACGCCTTTATTGGGGTCAGGACCATATAAAATTTTTCAATTTGATCAAGGGCAGCGCGTTATTTATAAGCGTGATGAAAATTATTGGGGCAAAGATCTAGCTGTTAACAAAGGGCTTAATAATTTTGATGAAATTCGCATTGATTATTATCGAAACGATAATGCTCGATTTGAAGCTTTCAAAAAAGGCATTCTTGATCTGTTTATTGAAGAACAACCTAATCGTTGGCGGTTAAGCTATGATTTTCCCGCAGTTCAAGAGGGAAAGGTTGTAAAAGAGGAATTTAAAACAGGCACGCCTGCTCCAATGATTGGTTTTGTGTTCAACACACGACGATCACTTTTTGCTGATAAAAAAGTGCGTTACGCTCTTTCTAGCCTATTGGATTTTGAATGGTTAAATCGTAATCTTTTTGATAATCTCTATCAGCGCACCGAGGGATTTTGGGATGGTTCGGAGCTTTCATCAATAGGTAAACCGGCAAATGATTTTGAAAGGCAATTGCTAGCGCCCTACCCTGACTTGGTTAGCCAAGACATTTTAGATGGAACATGGCATCCGGCAAAAACGGACGCATCTGGAATTAACCGTTTTGGGGCGCAACAAGCTTGGCAAGAGCTAAAAAATTTAGGTTTTACACGTAAAGGAAATCAGATTTACACGCCATCTGGTCAGCCTTTTACTTTTGAAATCATGACGCGCTCGATCGAAGAGGAAAAAATTGCCCTCGCCTATCAACGCTCACTCGCCCGTATTGGTATTACAGCTAAAGTACGCTCAATAGATGATAGTCAATATCAAACACGATTAGGCACTTTTGATTATGACATGATTATTGGTCGATTAAGTGCATCATTGTCCCCTGGTAATGAGCAAATACGCCGTTGGGCTTCATCATCTCGTGATATGGAGGGCAGTTTTAATTATGCAGGCGTTGCTAATCCTGCAGTTGATATCTTGATAAAAACAATGCTAGAGGCACGCAGCAAAGAAGAATTTACCAGCAGTGTTCGCGCGCTCGACCGCGTGCTTATTTCAGGCTATTATTATTTGCCCCTATACCACCTTCCCCACCAATTAGTAGCGCGCCGAAATTATGTAAAGCATCCCAATTATACTTCGCTTTATGGTTATCGTATCCCAGCTTGGTGGATAGATGAAAGCGAAAAAGCAAAGTTAAAAAAATAA